In Solimonas sp. K1W22B-7, the DNA window CGTGGCGGCCGGTGGTGCGCATGTCCACGGCGTTGCCGTCCTGGTCGATGGACTTGCCCGGCGTGGTGATGCTCGAAGTGGGCTTGATGGCGTAGCGCGCGTAGATCGTCTGGCCGGTGGAGATGCCGCCGGCGACGCCGCCCGAGTGATTGCCGAGGAAGCCCTGCGGGGTCATCTCATCGCGGTGCTCGGTGCCGCGCATGCCGGCCACGCGCATGCCGTCGCCGATCTCCACACCCTTCACGGCGTTGATCGACATCAGCGCGTAGGCCAGTTCGGCGTCGAGGCGGTCATAGACCGGCTCGCCCAGGCCCGGCGGCACGCCGGTGGCCTCGACGTAAAGCTTGGCGCCAACGGAATCGCCCTCGCCGCGCAGGCCTTCGACCAGGGTCTCCAGCTGCGGGATCTTGTCGGGGTCGGCGCAGAAGAACGGGTTGCTGCCCACGGCGGACCAGTCGCGGATCTCGCAATGGATGGGACCGACCTGCTCGGTGCAGCCACGGATCTGGATGCCCAGGCGCTGCTTCAGGTACTTCTTGGCGATGGCACCGGCGGCGACACGCACCGCGGTCTCGCGCGCGGAGGAGCGACCGCCGCCGCGATGGTCGCGGATGCCGTACTTCTGCACGTAGGCGTAGTCCGCGTGGTTGGGGCGGAATACCTGCTTGATCTTCTCGTAGTCGTAGGAGCGCTGGTCGGTGTTGCGGATCAGCAATGCGATCGGCGTACCGGTGGTCTTGCCCTCGAACACGCCGGAGAGGATCTCGACCTTGTCCTCTTCCTTGCGCTGGGTGACGAACTTGCTGGTGCCCGGCTTGCGGCGGTCCAGCTCCGGCTGGATGTCGGCCTCGCTCAGCTCCAGGCCCGGCGGGCAGCCATCGACCACGCAGCCGATGCCGGCACCGTGGCTCTCGCCGAAGGAGGTCACGCAGAACAGCTTGCCGATGGTATTGCCAGACATAAAAATTTCTCAGTCCGCAAATGAACGCGAATGAACGCAAATCGAAGCAGTCATCCATTTGCGTTCATTTGCGTTCATTCGCGGACTCCAGGTCTTCTTTTGAAATGATGAACACGCCGTCGCCGCCGCGTTCGAACTCCACCCAGGTCACCGGCAGCCGCGGCCAGCGGGCCTCGAACTCGGGCACGCTGCCGCCGACTTCGCAGACCAGCCAGCCGCCCTCGACCAGGCGCGCGGGTGCCTCGGCCAGGATGCGCGCGACCAGGTCCATGCCGTCCTTGCCGGCGGCCAGCGCCATGCGCGGCTCCTGGTGGAATTCCTCGGGCAGTGCCTTCCACTCCGCCACCGGCACGTAGGGCGGGTTGCTGACGATCAGGTCGTAGCGTGTCTCGCCCAGGCCGGAGAACAGGTCGGACTTCAGCGCCCGCACCTGCTCGCCGCAGTCGTGGCGCTCGATGTTCAGGCGGCACACCGCCAGCGCGCCGGGCGACAGCTCGGCCAGGTCCACCCGGGCGTCCGGGAAGGCGTGGGCGGCGGCGATGCCGATGCAGCCGCTGCCGGCGCAGAGATCGAGGATCGTCTGCGGCTCATGCTGCAGCCAGGGCGCGAAACGACGCTCGATCATCTCGGCGATCGGCGAACGCGGCACCAGCACGCGCTCGTCCACGGTGAACGGCAAGCCACAGAACTGGATTTCGCCGATCAGGTAGGCGGCCGGCTGGCGCGTCTTGATGCGCTGCTGCAGCAGCTTGATCACGGCGGCGCGCTCGGTGTCGGTCACCGCCGCTTCCAGGTACAGGGCCGGCAGGTCGGGCGGCAGGTGCAGGGCGTGCAGCACCAGGTGGAACGCCTCGTCCAGCGCGTTGTCCGTACCGTGCCCGAAATGCAGGCCGCCGGCCTTGAACTGGCTCGCCCCCCAGCGCACGAGGTCGCGCACGCTGCGCAGCACGGAAGTCTGGGTCGGGGAAGGCATGGGCGGCGGGCTGTGGGATAATCTTGGGAAGTCGCGAATTATACGCGGCGGCAGCGCCGCCGAACTCATAACACCCTGAAATCATGGCCAACGCTCACAAACCGGTCCTCTACGGCATGATCGCCGCCCTCGCCGCCGTCCTGGGCGTGGTGGCTGCCGTCACCCTGATGCAGCCGCGCGGCAGCGCCGGACTGCAGTCCGGCATCCTGCTGCCGCAGCCGCGCGCCCTGCCCGCCTTCACGCTCACCGACCAGGACGGCCAGGCCCTCACGGCCGCCCGCCTGGCCGGCAGCTGGACCCTGCTGTTCCCCGGCTTCACCTACTGCCCCGACGTCTGCCCGACGACCCTGGCCCTGCTCAAGCAGGTCAAGGCCAGCCTGGGCCCGGACTCGGCCCTGCGCGTGGTGTTCCTGTCGGTGGATCCGGAACGCGACACCCCGCAACGCCTGAAAAGCTACGTTGCCCAGTTCGACCCATCCTTCGTCGGTGCCACCGTGGCCGAGCCGCAGCTCGCCGAGGTCGCCCGTGCGCTGGGCATCGCCTACGCCAAGGTGCCGGGCGCCACGCCCGAGAGCTACCAGATGGATCATTCCGCCGCGATGATCCTGCTCAATCCGCAGGCTCAGGTCGTGGCCTACCTGACCCCGCCTTTCGAGCTGCCCAAGCTGGTCGCCGATCTCAGGCCGCTGACCGGGAAAGCCCCTTGAGTCGCCTCGCCTGCCTGCTGCTGCTGTCCGCGCTGGCGGCCTGCCAGCGCGCGCCGGGGGAACTGCGCATCGCCGACGGCTGGATTCGCGAGGCCCCGGCCGATGGCCCCATGGCCGGTTACCTGCGACTGGACAACGGCCTGGCCGAAGCCGTGCGCTGCGACGGCGCCGCCAGCCCGGATTTCGGCGCCATCGAGATCCATCGCAGCGCCGTGGAAGACGGCATGTCGCGCATGCTGCGCGACCAGGTGGTGGAAGCCCCCGCGGGCGGCCATGCCCTGTTGCAGCCGGGCGGTTATCACCTGATGCTGTTCCGCGCACAAAGGCCGCTGCGCGCCGGCGATCGTGCCACCATCACCCTGCATTGCGGCGCCCATCAGCCCCGCGCCGAATTCACCGTACGAGCCCAACCATGAAACTCACCGGCAAGCCCGAAACCGACGCCAGCATGGGCGATCTGAACTTTGCCCGGCTGCAGCTGGCATTGCCCACGCGCTTCCTGTCCTGGCTGATCTACCTGGTCACGCGCATCCGCCAGCGCAGCTTCAAGAACCTCTTCATCCGCCAGTTCATGAGCCTGTACCGGATCAGCCTGGCGGAGAACGACCGCAGCCAGGTCGAGCAGTACGAGAGCTTCAACGACTTCTTCACCCGCGGCCTGCGGCCCGGCGCGCGCGTGCTCGACCCCAGCCCGCAGGCGCTGCTGAGCCCGGTGGATGGCACCGTCAGCCAGGCCGGCGAAATCGTCGGCGACCGCATCTTCCAGGCCAAGGGCCACGAATACTCGGCGCAGGAACTGCTGGGCGGCGACGCGGAACTGGCCGCGCCCTTCGAGGGCGGCCGCTTCACCACCATCTACCTGGCGCCCAACAACTACCACCGCATCCACATGCCGCTGACCGGCACGCTGCGCCACTGGGTCTACGTGCCGGGCCGCCTGTTCAGCGTCAACCCGGCCACCGTCCGCGCCATGCCCGGCGTGTTCGCCCGCAACGAGCGCGTCTGCGCGGTGTTCGACACCGACCGCGGCCCCTTTGCCCTGGTCATGGTCGGCGCGCTGTTCGTCGGCTCCATGGAGACCGTCTGGGCCGGCCGCGTCACCCCGCCGCACAAGCGCGGCGCGGTCGAGCAGTTCCGCCCGATCCACCCGGTGGAACTGCGCCGCGGCGACGAAATGGGCCGCTTCAACATGGGCTCCACGGTGATCCTGCTGACCCCGCCCGGCATGGTGGAATGGGACCGGGTGATGACACCCGGCAATCCCCTGCGCATGGGCCAGCGCATCGCCAAGTTCCGGGCCTGAACCAAACCCGGCCGCCCTCCTCTAAGCCGCTACCGCCGCCATATTCCGGTACCCGCCCGCCGCATGAAAAAGCCGCTCCTTGCCTGCCTCACCGCCGCCGTGATGCTCGTCGCCGCCAGTACCCAGGCGGAGTCGCCGGCGGCGCTGGACCTGCCGCAGATCGGCGAGCCGGCGGACAATTCGCTGTCGCCCATCGAGGAAAAGACCCTCGGCGGCAGGGTCGTGGCGCAGCTTTACGGCGCCAACTACATGCTGGAAGACCCGGAGCTGGCGGACTATGTCTCGACGCTGGGCTGGAAGCTGGCCTCGGCCAGCCAGACCAAGCCGCCCAACCTGACCTTCTTCATCATCCGCGATCCGCGCATCAACGCCTTCGCCCTGCCCGGCGGCTACATCGGCGTCAATGCCGGCCTGATGCTGGCGGCCAGCAACGAAAGCGAAGTGGCCGGCGTGCTCGGCCACGAACTGGCGCACGTCACCCAACGCCACATCGCGCGCACCCAGGAAGACACCCAGGCGGCGACGGTCGCCACCTGGCTGGCGGTGATCGCCGCCATCATCGCCGGCTCCGCCGACCCCGACGTGGTGATCGGCGCGCTGTCGGTCGGCCAGGCGATGAACTACCAGCGCCAGGTCAACTACACCCGCGCGCATGAACTGGAAGCCGACCGCATCGGCATCCAGACCATGGCGCGCGCCGGCTTCGACCCCAACGGCATGAGCGGCTTCTTCTCCAAGCTGGAGCAGCAGTCGCGTCTCTATGGCAGCGGCCTGCCGGAGATCCTGCGCACCCATCCCCTGACCACCAACCGCATCGCCGAGGCCCGCTCCCGCGCCGCCGAGATGCCCAAGGTATCTCCCAAGGAATCGCTGGAATTCGGCCTGATGCAGGCCCGCGCCCGCGTGCTGTCGGCCGAGCGCCCCAGCGAGGCGATGGACCACTACAGCAACGAACTGGCCGCCGGCCACGACACGCCGACCAACCGCTACGGCCTGGCGCTGGCGCAGTCGGTACAGGGCCAGGCCGACAGTGCCGCCGCGGTGCTGGCGCCGCTGCTGGAAAAGTACCCGCGCCAGGTCAACATCAACCTGCTGCAGGCACGCATCCAGCTGCTGCAGCACAAGAACGACGCCGCCCTGTCGACCCTGGCGCGCAGCACCCAGATCTACCCGCGCTACGCACCGGCCCTGCTGGAATACGCCGACGCGATGATGACCGCCGGCAAGCCCGCCGAGGCGCGCCAGCTGCTGATCACGCGCGAACAGGTCCTGGGCACGCAGCAGGAAGCCCACAACCTCCTGGCGCAAGCCGCGCGCGACCTCGACAACCTGCCCGAGGCCTCCTACCAGAGCGCCATCTACCTGTTCATGCGCGGCGACGCCGGCAACGCCATCGCCCAGCTCGACGCCGGCCTGCGCCTGCCCGACCTGACGCCGCAGGAACGCGCGCGCCTGGCGGCGAAGCGGCAGGAAGTGCGCGATACGCTGCCGGAGAACTGGCGGCCGCCGAGGGAGCAGCGGGACAGGATGTGAAAACAAAAAGCCCCTCGAGTGAGGGGCTTTTTGTTTGCCAAGCTTAAGAGATATTCAGCGCAACCCGAAGCCGATTCCTCTTCCGAAGTCTTGGTGAGCAAGGCGAATGCCTTTGATGCTCCGGGTTCCCTCGTAGCGGCGCCCGCACAGGGGTCGGGCGCAGGGGTCGAGCCGGACAGGATGTCCGGCCGAGGACACGCAGGCCATGGATGGCCTGTGTGTCCGACCCCTCAGCGACCGACCACTGGGCGGGGCACCCCGCGTGAGCGGGGCGTCGATACAAGGGTACGTTCATGCCCTCGCCAACCCTCTCCCCGTAAACGGGGAGAGGGAGACAAGAAGCGCGTCCCTCGATACACCGCTACGCGGCACTCGGGATGAACGGGTTGATATGAGTTGCAGCCCAAAGAAACAACTAAGATCAGTGCGGCGCTTTCTTCAACAACCCCGCGCCCAGCATCCAGTCGTAGCAATCCTTCAGCATCGCGTCCATCTGCTGCGGCTTGTAGCCCAGTTCGTTCTGCGCCTTGCGGCTGCTGCAGTAGATGTTCTGCGACAGCAGCACCACCGTCTCGGCGGTGATCTCCGGCTCGCGCCGGAACAGCGGCGCAAAGACTTCTTCGAGCTTGGCGTAGCCATGCATCAGCCGCGGATGCAGCAGATAGAAACGGCGGCGCAGCCCCATGATGCGGCTGACATCTCGCGCCAGGCCCAGGTAGCTCGACTGCGCTCCGCCCAGCAGGTAGTTCTGCGCCACCGCGCCGCGCTCGGCTGCAGCGACGTGGGCACGCGCCACCTCGCGGGCGTGGCAGAAGCTGCCGCCGCCGGCGGGCACGCCCGGCAAGCGGCCCTGCTGGATCAGGCGGAACATGCGCGACCAGTTGGCGGTGTCGTAGCGGCCGAGGATGTTGGAGGGATTGATGATCACCCCCTGCAGTCCGTTGGCGATGCCCTTGTGGATCTCGCGCTCGGCCAGCGCCTTGCTGCGGATGTAGTTGACCGGCGCGGCGCTGCCGCGGGTTGGCGTGTCCTCGGTGACGATGCCGCCGTGCAGGCCGTAGGCGACGACGCTGGAGGTGTGGACGAAGCGCTTGACCCCGGCATCCAGCGAGGCGCGCACCATGTTGCGGGTGCCGCGCACGTTGACCTTGATCTGCTCGGCATGGGAGCGCGACCACAGGCTGGTATTGCCGGCGACGTGGAACACGCAGTCGACGTGGCGCGGCACGATGTTCTTGAGGCTGCGGGAGTCGGTGATGTCGCCGGTGACGCGCCCGATCTGCGGATAGCGCTCCAGCAGGGAGACATCGGACTGCGGCCGATGCAGGGCGATCACGTCCCAGCCCTGGTCGATCAGTTCCTCGACCAGGTTGAATCCGACGAAGCCCGTCGCACCGGTAACGAATGCCGTCCTTGCCATCCGCTCTCCTCCGTGTCCTGTTGGACTATCGTAATCCCCGAACGTTGACAGAACTCGCAGGGTCCGTCAAAAACGCTTGGTCGATTAGCGGGATAGGCGGTGTACTTCGAGTAATCTGACGCTGCCGTCAGGACTTCAGCACGTCGTCGATCGGCGTGGTCGTCGCCCACTGCTTGCAGCTGGGGCATTGCCAGAACAGCTGGCGCGGGCTGAAGCCGCAGTGGCTGCAGCGGTAGCGCGGCGTGGTTTCCATGAGCTTGCGGATGGCGCTGCGCAGGCTCGCCGCCGGCTTGTCCAGGCCCGCCGCGACCACGCCCGGCTGGTGCTCCAGCACCTCCAGGAACTCGGCCAGCACGGCGCGCCCCGGACGGGTCTCCAGGCCCTGGGCCAGGTGGTCGACCACCTCCAGCCCTTCCTGGCGCATCAGGTGCGCCTCGGCCAGGATCGGCAGGCTGCTGGGCGACATCTCCTTGGCATCCTTCAGGAACAGCAGGTAGCCGTCGACATCGCCGGTCTTTTCGGAGCAGCGGCGCAGCGGCTCGATCACTTCCGGCAGAAAGCGTGGATCGTGCTCGAAGGCCAGGCGGTAGTGCCGGGTCGCGTCGTCCGCCTCCCCGGCGGCTTCCTGCAAGGCACCCAGCTGCAGCTGCGCGCGGATGCAGGCCGGATCCTCCTTGGCGGCCTTTCCGGCCAGCTCCAGCGCCGCGGGGGCATCCTTGCGCGCCTTGGCCTCGTCGGACAGCTCGCAGTAGTACTGCGCGATCACGGCACGTTTGGACTCGCCCTTGGCGGACTCGATGCGGCGCGAGATCGCGATCGCCTGCTCCCAGTCGCGGCCCTGCTCGTAGATCGTGCGCACCAGCTCCAGCGACTGCACCGCGTAGTGTCCCTCGGCGGCCAGCGCCAGCGAGATCTCCTCGGCACGGTCCATCAGGCCAGCCTTGTGGTAGTCCTGCGCCAGCTCCAGGCGGGTCTGGTTGCGCAGCTCCGGCGGCAGGTCGGGACGCGCCAGCAGGTTTTCATGGATATGCAGGGCGCGGTCCACCTCGCCGCGCTTGCGGAACAGGTTGCCCAGCGTCAGGTGCATCTCGGCGGCGGAGCTGTCCATCTCGGCGGCTTCGCTGAGCGCCGCCAGGGTCTCATCGGGGTTGTCGCTGACCAGGTGGGTCACCAGGCCGCCGAGCTTCTCCGGCGTGATGGCGCGGCCCTGGTGCGGGTAGTCGCGCGAGAAGGCCCAGCCGAGGGCGAATCCCAGCGGCAGCAGCAGCCAGGAGAACAGGGCATCGATCACGTCAGGGAACCTTGGGCAGCGCCGAGAGCGGGGCGACCGGTGCGGGCGGCGCG includes these proteins:
- the prmB gene encoding 50S ribosomal protein L3 N(5)-glutamine methyltransferase codes for the protein MPSPTQTSVLRSVRDLVRWGASQFKAGGLHFGHGTDNALDEAFHLVLHALHLPPDLPALYLEAAVTDTERAAVIKLLQQRIKTRQPAAYLIGEIQFCGLPFTVDERVLVPRSPIAEMIERRFAPWLQHEPQTILDLCAGSGCIGIAAAHAFPDARVDLAELSPGALAVCRLNIERHDCGEQVRALKSDLFSGLGETRYDLIVSNPPYVPVAEWKALPEEFHQEPRMALAAGKDGMDLVARILAEAPARLVEGGWLVCEVGGSVPEFEARWPRLPVTWVEFERGGDGVFIISKEDLESANERK
- a CDS encoding copper chaperone PCu(A)C; its protein translation is MSRLACLLLLSALAACQRAPGELRIADGWIREAPADGPMAGYLRLDNGLAEAVRCDGAASPDFGAIEIHRSAVEDGMSRMLRDQVVEAPAGGHALLQPGGYHLMLFRAQRPLRAGDRATITLHCGAHQPRAEFTVRAQP
- a CDS encoding M48 family metalloprotease, whose amino-acid sequence is MKKPLLACLTAAVMLVAASTQAESPAALDLPQIGEPADNSLSPIEEKTLGGRVVAQLYGANYMLEDPELADYVSTLGWKLASASQTKPPNLTFFIIRDPRINAFALPGGYIGVNAGLMLAASNESEVAGVLGHELAHVTQRHIARTQEDTQAATVATWLAVIAAIIAGSADPDVVIGALSVGQAMNYQRQVNYTRAHELEADRIGIQTMARAGFDPNGMSGFFSKLEQQSRLYGSGLPEILRTHPLTTNRIAEARSRAAEMPKVSPKESLEFGLMQARARVLSAERPSEAMDHYSNELAAGHDTPTNRYGLALAQSVQGQADSAAAVLAPLLEKYPRQVNINLLQARIQLLQHKNDAALSTLARSTQIYPRYAPALLEYADAMMTAGKPAEARQLLITREQVLGTQQEAHNLLAQAARDLDNLPEASYQSAIYLFMRGDAGNAIAQLDAGLRLPDLTPQERARLAAKRQEVRDTLPENWRPPREQRDRM
- the aroC gene encoding chorismate synthase; its protein translation is MSGNTIGKLFCVTSFGESHGAGIGCVVDGCPPGLELSEADIQPELDRRKPGTSKFVTQRKEEDKVEILSGVFEGKTTGTPIALLIRNTDQRSYDYEKIKQVFRPNHADYAYVQKYGIRDHRGGGRSSARETAVRVAAGAIAKKYLKQRLGIQIRGCTEQVGPIHCEIRDWSAVGSNPFFCADPDKIPQLETLVEGLRGEGDSVGAKLYVEATGVPPGLGEPVYDRLDAELAYALMSINAVKGVEIGDGMRVAGMRGTEHRDEMTPQGFLGNHSGGVAGGISTGQTIYARYAIKPTSSITTPGKSIDQDGNAVDMRTTGRHDPCVGLRATPIAEAMMALVLMDHFLRNRAQNADVVPDTPRIPG
- a CDS encoding SCO family protein — its product is MANAHKPVLYGMIAALAAVLGVVAAVTLMQPRGSAGLQSGILLPQPRALPAFTLTDQDGQALTAARLAGSWTLLFPGFTYCPDVCPTTLALLKQVKASLGPDSALRVVFLSVDPERDTPQRLKSYVAQFDPSFVGATVAEPQLAEVARALGIAYAKVPGATPESYQMDHSAAMILLNPQAQVVAYLTPPFELPKLVADLRPLTGKAP
- the asd gene encoding archaetidylserine decarboxylase (Phosphatidylserine decarboxylase is synthesized as a single chain precursor. Generation of the pyruvoyl active site from a Ser is coupled to cleavage of a Gly-Ser bond between the larger (beta) and smaller (alpha chains). It is an integral membrane protein.), giving the protein MKLTGKPETDASMGDLNFARLQLALPTRFLSWLIYLVTRIRQRSFKNLFIRQFMSLYRISLAENDRSQVEQYESFNDFFTRGLRPGARVLDPSPQALLSPVDGTVSQAGEIVGDRIFQAKGHEYSAQELLGGDAELAAPFEGGRFTTIYLAPNNYHRIHMPLTGTLRHWVYVPGRLFSVNPATVRAMPGVFARNERVCAVFDTDRGPFALVMVGALFVGSMETVWAGRVTPPHKRGAVEQFRPIHPVELRRGDEMGRFNMGSTVILLTPPGMVEWDRVMTPGNPLRMGQRIAKFRA
- a CDS encoding NAD-dependent epimerase/dehydratase family protein; its protein translation is MARTAFVTGATGFVGFNLVEELIDQGWDVIALHRPQSDVSLLERYPQIGRVTGDITDSRSLKNIVPRHVDCVFHVAGNTSLWSRSHAEQIKVNVRGTRNMVRASLDAGVKRFVHTSSVVAYGLHGGIVTEDTPTRGSAAPVNYIRSKALAEREIHKGIANGLQGVIINPSNILGRYDTANWSRMFRLIQQGRLPGVPAGGGSFCHAREVARAHVAAAERGAVAQNYLLGGAQSSYLGLARDVSRIMGLRRRFYLLHPRLMHGYAKLEEVFAPLFRREPEITAETVVLLSQNIYCSSRKAQNELGYKPQQMDAMLKDCYDWMLGAGLLKKAPH